Genomic segment of Mycolicibacterium psychrotolerans:
GTCCACCACTTCCTCGGCCGAGGTGCACTCGTAGACCGTGGTGCCGTCGGAGAACAGCGTGATGTTGGCCAGATCGGAGACGCCGCGCTGGCGCAGATGGTCGACGGCGACGCGGATGTTGTGCAGCGAGATGCCGGTGTCGAGGAGCCGTTTGACGATCTTGAGGACCAGGATGTCCTTGAAGGAGTACAGCCGCTGGCTGCCCGACCCCGCGGCGCCGCGGATCGAGGGCACCACCAGTGAGGTCCTGGCCCAGTAGTCGAGCTGCCGGTAGGTGATCCCGGCGATCTGGCAGGCGCTGGGCCCGCGGTAGCCGACGAGTTCGTCGGGCACCGAGTCGTCGGGGAACAACCCGGCCTGCACCGGCTCGGCGGCCACCCGGGGAAGAGGGTCCGCCTGAGGAGAGCCGGTGCTCAGATCCAATTGCTCCTGGCGGGGCGTGTCTCCCACTTGTCGAATCCTCTCGCCGATCGAACTCGCGTCGCCTGACCTGCGTGGGCGCACGTTATCCCAGCCCGAACTTCGTTCGAGCATACGCTCGGACGCCTGTCCTGACTGCCCGTCGGGACCAAGTATGGCTGCCCGTCGTGGCGGTGCCGGAAACTCGCCCCGCGTGTCGAGCGCGACGAGACGCATCCGTGACCAATCGGTGCTAGGTGGCAGTCCTAGGTTGCCTTGAAGTCGTCCGGGGAGACGCTGTCGAGGAACTCCTTGAACTTCTCCACCTCGTCCTCGCGAACGGCGCCGGTGGCCTCGTCGTCGTTCTCGTCGGGGATCAGCAGCCCGGCTTCGGCGAGCACGGCCTCCTCGACGTAGATCGGTACCCCCACCCGCAGCGCGATGGCCACCGAATCCGACGGCCGCGCCGAGACCTTGATGTCGCGGTCGAAGATCAGGTCGGCGTAGAACGTGCCTTCCTGCAGATCGACGATGCGTACTTCCTTGAGTGAATGACCAAGTGCGGCAATGACATCACGGAACAGGTCGTGGGTCAGCGGGCGGGCCGGCTCGACCCCCTGCTGTTCCAGGGCGATGGCCGCGGCCTCGGACTGCCCGATCCAGATCGGCAGATAGCGGTCGCCGTTGGACTCCCGCAGCAACAGAACGGGCTGGTTCTGCGGCTGTTCCACGCGGATTCCGACGACGCGAACCTCACCCATGTGTGCCTGCCCTCCGCACCGGTGTTGCCCTGTTCCGTCCGGTCCTGTCGACGGCCCGGACGCGACGGTGAAGCCGTCGAATCGAGTCTAGTCCTCAGCGATCCAGAACGTCGCGTACGGCTGACTTGATCAACGACGTGTGCAACGTGATCGCCAGGGCCGCGACTTCGCGTGCCAGGTCATCGGCACGGTCGCGCGCACCGGCCTTGCCCGCCTTGACGACCGGGCCCGCGATCTGGGCGATCAGATCCGACTGGCGGTCGGCGGCCGACCGGAATGCCCGCAGATGGCGTGGTTCGACGCCGTAGTCGGCCAGCGCGCGGGCGCACTGGGCGATGACGACCGAATGCTCGTCGAAGAACGCCGTTCCCGCGCCTTTGAAGATCGGCGTGATGATGCCCGCCTTCACGAGGGAGTTCAGCAACTCCTCGTCGACGCCCGAGCGTTCCAGCAGCGCCTCCCGGCTGAGCCGGGCCTGCGTCGGGGCGGTCGGCAGCACCGCGTCCGCGCCGTCGGAGCCGCCCACCTGCACCAGCCGCGGGGCGGCGTATGCCGAACCGCTCTGTGGCAGTTCACCGTCGGGCAGCCCGTCCAGCTGGGCCTTGATCACCTTCAGCGGCAGGTAGTGGTCGCGCTGCGCGGTGAGGATGAACCGCAGGCGGGCGCAGTCGTAGGCGGTGAAGCGCCGGTACCCCGACGCGGTGCGCTGCGGCGTGACGAGCCCCTCGGCCTCCAGGAACCGGATCTTGGAGATCGTGACGTCGGGGAATTCCGACCGCAGCGTGTCCAGCACGACCCCGATCGACATCCCGGCGAGCGCCGGGGTCTCGGGTTGGGTCATGGCAGATCGCCGCCGCGGTCGGGTGGTCGGTTACTCGGAGGTGCCGTCGTCGCCCTTGGGTCCGGTCAGGAACACCAGGCGGAACTTGCCGATCTGCACTTCGTCGCCGTTGGCCAGCACCGCGGAGTCGACGGGCTCCCGGTTGACGTAGGTGCCGTTGAGGCTGCCGACGTCGACGACCTGGAACTCGCCGCCCTCGAGGCGGAACTCCGCATGTCGACGGCTCACGGTGACGTCGTCGAGGAAGATGTCACTGTCCGGATGCCTGCCCGCCGACGTGGTGGGCTGGTCCAGCAGGAAGCGCGACCCCGCGTTGGGTCCCCGCTTGACCACCAGCAACGCCGACCCCACCGGCAGCCCTTCGACGCCGGACACCGCGCTCTCGCCGCCCGCTGCGGGCGGCGCGTCGAGCTCGTTGAGGAAGTCGGCGCGGAAGACCGATGTCGTTTCCACGGTGACTTCGTCAGAGTCGGCCCCCGAGTTGAAGTCTTTTTCCGTCACCCGCTGCTCCTCACTGGCTGCTGTGGCGGTATCCGGCCGGGACATCCAGCCGTCGCTCCGCTGGTGTCGACCGTACCGTGCAGTGGACCGCGTTGTGTCCACCACGGCCGGATCCGCATCCTGGTCGCACCGACCCTAACAACACCTACTCGGTCACGTGGGCGCGGTAGCCCTCGGCGTCCAGCAGCGCGTCCAGCGCGGAGCGCAGCGACTCGCCGTCGGCCTGCAGTTCGACCAGCCAGCCCTCGCCGTACGGATCGGAGTTGACCAGCTGCGGGTTGGACTCCAGATCACCGTTGACGGCAACGACTTTCGCGGTGACGGGCGCGTAGAGATCCGACACCGACTTCGTCGACTCCACCTCGCCGAAGGACTCCCCCGCGCTGATCTCGGTGCCGACGTCGGGCAACTGGACGAACACCACGTCGCCCAGCGCGGACTGCGCGAAGTCGGTGATGCCGACGCGGACCGTGTCGTCGCCGTTGCGCGCCACCCACTCGTGTTCGGCGGTGTAGGACAGGTCGGCGGGAATCTCGGTCACGGTGCTCCTTGGTTCTCGTGCGACCTGACGGTCACGTCACTTGACGGGCTGAGCGTATTGGCGCGGTTTCGGTTGCCGCAAGGCGGTCACGTCGACCCGGTCGGACTGTTGTACCACCATCGTCCCGCCCACGCGTTCGATGCTGTCCATCGCTCCGCCGGGAATGTTCATCGCCGCCGCCAGCGTCGGCGGATCTCCAATGGCCACAACCGAATACGCGGGGTTCAGCGTGGCCGAATCGACGACGAGCGCACCCGCGGGGCCGACCACCCAGGTGTCGACGCCGATGCGCACGGACGCCTGCCCGCCGCGGATCTCCATCGCCTCGGCACCCGCTGCGCGCAGTTCGTTGATCACGTCGAGCATCGTCTCGGCGGCCACGCCCGGCGCGGGGTCGGTGATGGTCAGCGTCACCCCCGGCCCGGTCGCGGGCACGGTGCCGATGAGGATCGACAGCGCCGCCAGCCGCGCCCTGGCGTTCTCGATCGCGGCCTGGTCGCTGCTGCCCGACGCCTGCAGTTCGGCAAGTGTCCGCTGCAGGTCCGCGACCTCCGAGTTCAGCGCGGCCTCGCGCTGCTGCAGCGAGTCCAGCAGCACCAGCAGGTCGGCCGGGCGGGCGGTTTCCAGTGAGTCGCCCGAATCGGTCTGACGCACCTGGGTGGCGATCGCCACGCCGAGCACCAGGCACAGCAGCACCGCCAGCACGCCGAACACGCGCCGCCCGCTGCGCGGGGCGGGACGGGCGTCGGGCGGCATCTCGTGGCGGCCGTGCTGGTCGGCCGCGTGGTGGGCGGAGTGGTCGGCGGGCTTGTGCGGCGGATGCTCCTCGGTCACGTCACGCCCCGAACAGCCGCCGCCGCAGCGCCGCGGCGTTGCCGAAGATCCGGATCCCGAGGAC
This window contains:
- a CDS encoding DUF881 domain-containing protein; this encodes MPPDARPAPRSGRRVFGVLAVLLCLVLGVAIATQVRQTDSGDSLETARPADLLVLLDSLQQREAALNSEVADLQRTLAELQASGSSDQAAIENARARLAALSILIGTVPATGPGVTLTITDPAPGVAAETMLDVINELRAAGAEAMEIRGGQASVRIGVDTWVVGPAGALVVDSATLNPAYSVVAIGDPPTLAAAMNIPGGAMDSIERVGGTMVVQQSDRVDVTALRQPKPRQYAQPVK
- a CDS encoding bifunctional nuclease family protein, which produces MGEVRVVGIRVEQPQNQPVLLLRESNGDRYLPIWIGQSEAAAIALEQQGVEPARPLTHDLFRDVIAALGHSLKEVRIVDLQEGTFYADLIFDRDIKVSARPSDSVAIALRVGVPIYVEEAVLAEAGLLIPDENDDEATGAVREDEVEKFKEFLDSVSPDDFKAT
- the ftsR gene encoding transcriptional regulator FtsR, whose translation is MTQPETPALAGMSIGVVLDTLRSEFPDVTISKIRFLEAEGLVTPQRTASGYRRFTAYDCARLRFILTAQRDHYLPLKVIKAQLDGLPDGELPQSGSAYAAPRLVQVGGSDGADAVLPTAPTQARLSREALLERSGVDEELLNSLVKAGIITPIFKGAGTAFFDEHSVVIAQCARALADYGVEPRHLRAFRSAADRQSDLIAQIAGPVVKAGKAGARDRADDLAREVAALAITLHTSLIKSAVRDVLDR
- the gcvH gene encoding glycine cleavage system protein GcvH produces the protein MTEIPADLSYTAEHEWVARNGDDTVRVGITDFAQSALGDVVFVQLPDVGTEISAGESFGEVESTKSVSDLYAPVTAKVVAVNGDLESNPQLVNSDPYGEGWLVELQADGESLRSALDALLDAEGYRAHVTE
- a CDS encoding MerR family transcriptional regulator; amino-acid sequence: MGDTPRQEQLDLSTGSPQADPLPRVAAEPVQAGLFPDDSVPDELVGYRGPSACQIAGITYRQLDYWARTSLVVPSIRGAAGSGSQRLYSFKDILVLKIVKRLLDTGISLHNIRVAVDHLRQRGVSDLANITLFSDGTTVYECTSAEEVVDLLQGGQGVFGIAVSGAMRELTGAIADFPGERADGGESISAPEDELASRRKHRDRKIG
- the garA gene encoding glycogen accumulation regulator GarA — encoded protein: MTEKDFNSGADSDEVTVETTSVFRADFLNELDAPPAAGGESAVSGVEGLPVGSALLVVKRGPNAGSRFLLDQPTTSAGRHPDSDIFLDDVTVSRRHAEFRLEGGEFQVVDVGSLNGTYVNREPVDSAVLANGDEVQIGKFRLVFLTGPKGDDGTSE